One Henriciella litoralis genomic window carries:
- the tolB gene encoding Tol-Pal system beta propeller repeat protein TolB, with product MLKSIATALVGAFVLMVQAAHAQITVNISEGTLKPTPIAIPVFEAVGGDRQLAADITAVVQNDLLSTGLFTITPQSAYIQRDLSINTQPRFADWKIIQTDALVVGEVDRVTVEGVEFIRASVRLWDVYGEQVMRLEGQAGRRFTAKPEDWRRIAHKIADTIYTRLTGEDPYFDSRIVYIAESGPKDARTKRLAIMDSDGANVKYLTSGTFTVLTPRFSPSNQKITYMSYENNRPRVYLFDIENGRQEVLGNFSNMTFAPRFTKDGQSVLLTQANGGNSDIYMRDLVTQQTRRLTDHPAIDTSPSMSPDGRQIVFNSDRGGSPQLYIMNTDGSSLTCPSGGRDTACRITFGSGRYSTPVWSPRGDLIAFTKQSRGRFSIGVIGTDGKGERILTESYLDEGPEWSPNGRVITFFRESSPGASPQLWSVDLTGRNLRQIPTPTSASDPAWSPLLN from the coding sequence ATCACCGTCAACATCTCTGAAGGCACGCTGAAGCCAACCCCCATCGCGATCCCGGTCTTCGAAGCGGTTGGCGGTGACCGGCAGCTTGCTGCAGACATAACTGCCGTCGTTCAGAACGATCTTCTGTCGACCGGCCTGTTCACGATCACGCCGCAAAGCGCCTATATTCAGCGCGATCTTTCGATCAATACCCAACCGCGCTTTGCCGACTGGAAGATTATCCAGACCGACGCGCTGGTCGTTGGCGAAGTGGACCGGGTGACGGTCGAGGGTGTCGAGTTCATTCGCGCTTCAGTGCGGCTTTGGGATGTGTATGGCGAGCAGGTGATGCGCCTGGAAGGCCAAGCCGGTCGCCGCTTTACAGCAAAGCCTGAAGACTGGCGCCGCATTGCGCACAAGATCGCGGATACGATCTATACGCGCCTCACCGGTGAAGACCCATATTTCGACTCGCGCATTGTCTATATCGCTGAATCCGGACCCAAGGACGCGCGGACCAAGCGCCTGGCCATCATGGATTCCGATGGCGCGAACGTGAAATATCTGACGTCCGGCACATTCACGGTGCTGACGCCGCGCTTTTCCCCGTCGAACCAGAAGATCACCTACATGTCGTATGAGAACAACCGGCCACGGGTGTACCTCTTCGACATTGAGAATGGTCGCCAGGAAGTGCTCGGCAATTTCAGCAATATGACCTTCGCGCCGCGCTTCACGAAAGACGGCCAGTCTGTCTTGCTGACGCAGGCCAATGGCGGCAATTCGGATATCTATATGAGGGATCTGGTCACCCAGCAGACCCGGCGCCTGACCGATCACCCCGCGATCGATACATCGCCGTCCATGTCGCCCGATGGGCGTCAGATCGTCTTCAACTCTGACCGCGGCGGCAGTCCGCAGCTCTACATCATGAACACCGATGGCTCCTCGCTGACCTGTCCGTCGGGTGGACGCGATACAGCCTGCCGGATCACGTTCGGTTCGGGCCGGTATTCGACGCCCGTCTGGAGCCCGCGCGGTGACCTGATCGCTTTCACGAAACAGTCGCGTGGCCGGTTCAGCATTGGCGTGATTGGCACCGATGGGAAAGGCGAACGTATCCTGACAGAATCCTATCTGGATGAAGGCCCGGAATGGTCGCCGAATGGCCGTGTTATCACCTTCTTCCGCGAGAGCTCACCCGGTGCGAGCCCACAGCTCTGGTCGGTCGACCTGACCGGTCGGAATCTAAGGCAGATCCCGACGCCAACATCGGCGTCTGATCCGGCATGGTCTCCGCTCCTGAATTAA
- the tilS gene encoding tRNA lysidine(34) synthetase TilS — protein MRQLIEHIPELIDDMATGSDGPVAIAVSGGSDSLGLMLLAHRWASARSRKLVVLTVDHRMRAESAAEADHVCKLANELGLEARLLACAVPPTSQSEARQARHRLLATAAREAGAGLLFIGHTRSDVEETFLMRLRRGSSLTRAAAPSPLSVSPVWPEGRGLTLARPLLGHRRSEIQSWLTENKIVWFTDPSNDSVSYERGRVRRDLRSLTSRHALANIIDDAAVLRALEDRKLADDIRRHVAVDAAGLVQIQSMPERQSSVLRLVSTVVLAASGGDTPVEQSKLVAALAEFDAMATGHRFTLGGAWLQKTSGGLLIGRDPGAVQARWSDGLWDGRYVMEDGTGLPPDTAPYLVRHAVPTEGNWREVISGRLHHLAAMLERSAKMQSALQA, from the coding sequence TTGCGACAGCTAATCGAGCATATTCCTGAACTGATCGACGATATGGCGACCGGGTCTGATGGCCCTGTCGCCATTGCCGTTTCAGGTGGCAGCGACTCGCTGGGGCTGATGCTGCTGGCGCATCGCTGGGCGAGCGCGCGTTCCAGAAAACTCGTCGTGCTGACGGTGGATCATCGGATGCGGGCTGAGTCGGCAGCAGAGGCGGATCATGTCTGCAAGCTGGCTAATGAGTTGGGGCTTGAGGCGCGGCTGCTCGCCTGTGCTGTACCGCCAACGAGCCAGAGCGAGGCCCGCCAGGCCCGCCATCGACTGCTTGCGACCGCCGCACGGGAGGCAGGCGCCGGGCTTTTATTCATCGGGCATACGCGGTCCGATGTTGAGGAAACCTTCCTGATGCGGCTGCGCCGTGGCTCAAGCCTCACGCGCGCCGCAGCCCCTTCGCCTCTGTCGGTCTCGCCCGTCTGGCCGGAGGGTCGGGGGCTGACCCTTGCGCGGCCCTTGCTGGGCCATCGCCGGAGCGAGATTCAAAGCTGGCTGACAGAGAACAAGATCGTCTGGTTCACCGATCCTTCGAATGACAGCGTGTCGTACGAGCGTGGTCGGGTCCGGCGCGACCTTCGCAGCCTGACTTCGAGGCACGCCCTGGCAAATATTATCGATGATGCGGCAGTGCTACGCGCGCTTGAGGATCGAAAGCTCGCGGATGATATTCGCCGGCACGTTGCAGTTGATGCGGCTGGGCTTGTTCAGATCCAGTCGATGCCGGAACGACAATCTTCAGTATTGCGGCTTGTTTCGACGGTCGTCCTTGCCGCGTCAGGCGGCGATACGCCCGTCGAACAGTCAAAGCTCGTGGCCGCCTTGGCAGAATTTGACGCCATGGCCACGGGGCACCGCTTCACGCTCGGCGGGGCCTGGCTTCAGAAGACGAGCGGCGGACTACTGATTGGACGCGACCCGGGCGCGGTTCAGGCGCGCTGGTCTGATGGCCTGTGGGATGGCCGCTATGTCATGGAGGACGGAACAGGCCTTCCGCCGGACACGGCGCCCTATCTCGTGCGACATGCCGTTCCGACAGAGGGCAATTGGCGAGAGGTCATTTCCGGGCGCCTGCATCATCTGGCGGCAATGCTTGAACGAAGCGCCAAAATGCAGAGCGCCCTTCAGGCCTGA
- the pal gene encoding peptidoglycan-associated lipoprotein Pal translates to MRRTVLATASIALLFGAAACASKPKAPPQSAAPVEVVDTAPREPVRETVEQPERVYTAGPTAGSIEDFKVNVGDRVYFDLDQYRIDADDQEILQRQAAWLQQYPNVNILVAGNCDERGTREYNLALGERRASVVKDYLVSLGISPSRIETVSYGKERPIAVESNEAAWALNRNGFTQIMGGATS, encoded by the coding sequence ATGCGTCGTACTGTCCTAGCCACAGCGTCTATCGCCCTTCTCTTCGGGGCAGCAGCCTGTGCATCCAAACCAAAAGCTCCACCGCAGAGCGCGGCCCCTGTTGAAGTCGTCGACACGGCGCCTCGCGAACCGGTTCGTGAAACAGTTGAGCAACCAGAGCGCGTTTACACTGCCGGTCCAACGGCAGGCTCGATCGAAGACTTCAAGGTCAACGTTGGTGACCGCGTCTACTTCGATCTCGACCAGTACCGTATCGATGCCGACGATCAGGAAATCCTGCAGCGTCAGGCCGCATGGCTTCAGCAATATCCGAACGTGAACATCCTCGTCGCCGGCAATTGCGACGAGCGCGGCACGCGGGAATATAACCTTGCGCTTGGCGAACGCCGCGCGTCGGTTGTGAAAGACTATCTCGTTTCGCTGGGCATCAGCCCATCGCGCATCGAAACAGTTTCGTATGGCAAGGAGCGTCCAATCGCGGTCGAGTCAAACGAGGCAGCCTGGGCCCTTAACCGTAACGGTTTCACCCAGATCATGGGCGGCGCAACCAGCTAG
- the ybgF gene encoding tol-pal system protein YbgF — MNRLVPGFALLAFSLIATPMAQSQQRAPVTRGVTSSDVASTLTEVRQQNARMNVDLGRLEEQIAQLNGKVETLQFLLSESRDEAERLQADDAQIGEELSSLSDENAELKSRVAGLESDIDRIMQALSGSDVSIDLPEETEADDTPALRERTSSSSSSSSGRRIVSSASSAEADGNPDYQGSLGTLRASNLPGEAGPLFAAAKSRLLQFDYAGAEDAFREFLDRFADDPQAGEAQYWLAETLFQQEAYDASGEAYTQMLREYPDNARAPDALVKLSRSMRLIGETEKACNALDILPQQYPNASGVTKNLASLERSRAGCDS, encoded by the coding sequence ATGAACCGACTGGTCCCGGGCTTTGCCCTTCTTGCTTTCAGCTTGATTGCCACGCCGATGGCGCAGTCCCAGCAACGCGCGCCCGTCACGCGGGGCGTTACAAGTTCGGACGTCGCCAGCACGCTCACCGAGGTCAGGCAGCAAAATGCCCGGATGAATGTCGATCTAGGTCGGCTCGAAGAGCAGATCGCGCAATTGAACGGCAAGGTCGAAACGCTGCAGTTCCTGCTGTCAGAATCACGTGACGAGGCCGAGCGGCTGCAAGCCGATGACGCGCAGATCGGCGAAGAGCTCTCCAGCCTCTCGGACGAAAATGCCGAGCTTAAGTCGCGGGTCGCCGGGCTAGAAAGTGATATCGACCGGATCATGCAGGCCCTGTCTGGCAGCGATGTTTCGATTGACCTGCCAGAAGAGACCGAAGCGGATGACACGCCTGCGCTTCGCGAGAGAACGTCCTCATCTTCGTCCTCGTCGTCAGGCCGCCGTATTGTGTCGAGTGCATCGAGCGCCGAGGCAGACGGCAATCCGGACTATCAGGGCTCGCTCGGCACACTTCGGGCCAGCAATTTGCCGGGCGAAGCCGGCCCCCTCTTTGCGGCGGCGAAATCTCGCCTTCTGCAATTTGATTATGCCGGCGCCGAAGATGCGTTCCGCGAATTTCTTGACCGCTTCGCCGATGACCCACAGGCCGGAGAGGCACAGTACTGGCTGGCTGAGACGCTGTTCCAGCAGGAAGCCTATGATGCCTCCGGTGAAGCCTATACCCAGATGCTGCGCGAATATCCGGACAATGCGCGCGCGCCTGACGCGCTTGTAAAACTGTCGCGCTCAATGCGCCTGATCGGTGAGACCGAGAAAGCGTGCAACGCGCTCGATATCCTGCCGCAGCAATATCCGAACGCTTCCGGCGTCACGAAAAACCTCGCTTCCCTCGAACGCAGCCGGGCAGGTTGCGACAGCTAA